The following proteins are encoded in a genomic region of Nicotiana sylvestris chromosome 4, ASM39365v2, whole genome shotgun sequence:
- the LOC104222344 gene encoding xyloglucan endotransglucosylase protein 2-like produces the protein MGMNMLLVCVLFVVGAMAAAPKKPMDVPFGRNYENTWAPDHVKYFNGGSEIQLFLDNRTGTGFQSKGSYLFGHFAMHIKMVAGDSAGTVTAFYLSSQNNEHDEIDFEFLGNKTGEPYVVQTNIYTGGKGDKEQRIYLWFDPTKDYHTYSVLWNLHQIVFFVDEYPIRTFKNSKDLGVKFPFDQPMKIYSSLWEADDWATRGGLEKIDWSNAPFVASYKGFHIDGCEASVNAKLCANQGKKWWDQKEFQDLDKQQWRLLRRVRDKYTIYNYCTDKKRFATLPKECRRNRDVPRKSSKKSP, from the exons ATGGGGATGAATATGTTGTTGGTGTGTGTGTTATTTGTCGTAGGAGCCATGGCTGCTGCGCCAAAGAAGCCAATGGATGTACCATTTGGAAGAAACTATGAGAATACTTGGGCTCCTGATCATGTCAAATACTTTAATGGTGGCAGTGAGATCCAGCTCTTCCTTGACAACCGCACTG GTACTGGATTCCAGTCAAAAGGATCTTACCTATTTGGGCACTTTGCTATGCACATAAAGATGGTTGCTGGTGATTCTGCAGGCACTGTCACTGCTTTCTAT CTGTCTTCACAAAATAATGAGCATGATGAAATAGACTTTGAGTTTTTGGGGAACAAAACAGGAGAACCATATGTGGTACAAACAAATATATACACAGGAGGGAAAGGTGACAAAGAGCAGAGGATTTACTTATGGTTTGATCCAACCAAAGATTACCACACCTATTCTGTTTTGTGGAATCTCCACCAGATTGT GTTTTTTGTAGATGAGTACCCAATCAGAACATTCAAAAACAGCAAAGATTTAGGTGTCAAATTCCCATTTGATCAACCAATGAAGATATACTCAAGTCTATGGGAAGCAGATGATTGGGCAACAAGAGGTGGACTTGAAAAAATAGATTGGTCAAATGCACCTTTTGTTGCTTCTTACAAAGGATTTCACATAGATGGATGTGAAGCTTCAGTAAATGCAAAATTATGTGCAAATCAAGGCAAAAAATGGTGGGATCAAAAAGAATTTCAAGATTTGGATAAACAACAATGGAGACTTTTACGTAGAGTAAGGGATAAATACACTATTTATAACTATTGCACTGATAAAAAGAGGTTTGCAACTCTGCCAAAAGAGTGCAGGAGGAATAGAGATGTGCCAAGAAAATCATCAAAGAAGTCTCCTTAG